Below is a window of Populus trichocarpa isolate Nisqually-1 chromosome 3, P.trichocarpa_v4.1, whole genome shotgun sequence DNA.
TAGATAGGATAATATGAACATCTTATTCTGGTGTCCTGAAGAGTAATGAGCATTTGCAAATGTACCTTGCAATTATGCCTTCTAATAATCAAGATCCCTCAGTGAGATTGATAGGAAATTTATGGAATCATAAatcccttctctttttctcaGTAATGCACAATTCTCACCATCTTCATTTCGATCCGTGAATGGAAATTTGTGCGACACTCCAGGAAACAAAAGAGATTATTCAACGCATGTTATAGTTAGGGAGGAAAAGGCATTCCATTTTTGTCAGTCTGTTAGGATCAGATAAGGTGTCTAAGGATGGGAGGCTCATTGTCATTAACGTGATATGCTTTGAGGCGAACTTTATAGAACACAATGTAACAAGCACTTTGTTTTAATGTCTAAAGCTTCAAATTTCTTCTCATCTTTCAAAGTGTTTGGATTAATGGGTTGCTCTGTTTTGTCATGATTTGACCGACTTTAATTAGTGGGTGTTATCTTGTTACCTTTTGTGGTTTGTTTCTACTGAATTTCGTTGAACAGAGTCGATGGTTAGGGGGTTCTGAATTTTCATGTGAAATTGTTGTTTCAGAATGAATTAGCATTCAAAATTGGGGAGTTGTTGGCTAAAGTTTGAGGAATTTTGATTGCCCAAACCCAGCCGATTCAAAaccaaggaatttttttttttaaaaaagaatgaaacaatGTAGTTTTGATAAAAAGGATTGACCCATACTGATCAGGTGACTTGCAAGTTGACTTGACTACTCAGTTACCCTAACTTCTTATCGAGTTAAAATCCGGGCGGGAAGGAGCAAGGGTGTTGTTCCCTCTTTccaaaaaagaatgaaacaatgtagttttgattaaaaaaaaaaaggattgatcAAGTGACTCGCAAATTGACTTGACTACTCAGTTACATGACTTCTTATCAAGTCGAAGCCCGGGCGGGAAGGAGCAAGGGTGTTGTTCCCTCTTTTCCAAAACATCTCAACCATTGTGTTTTTCGGACACTTGCTAGAGGAGAATCATAATTGTTTTCGAGCAAAGAAAGTTGACAACAGATTCTTAGTTTGTGTTAGCATGCTGCATGATGATCTATATAACATCTGATCACATCCTTCTAAGATTGTTCCTATATCACCTCAATTGATGCCAGTTTTTCCAAATTCCATTATGaattatttaacttaaattgtCTTTCAGTTTAATATGTCATTCATGTAGTAATCTGAGGCCAAGAACTCACTCATATTGTTATACAATCAACAATGAGAgatgtaatttgttttcattagaAGTTTTGGCATCCGGTAGATTTTTATAaggaaaatttataattttgtaagtTATATATCCTATGAAGTTTTTCAACGACTTAAGACGGTTTCCTGTTCTTGTTGCAGGTGGAAGCAGACCAAATCTTCTCATGTTCTGCCTGCTTACTTTGAAGTTCTGGAGCATAATCTTTGAGAAATTTGAAGCAAATTAATGCAACATGGATAGATACTCTCAACATTTATGATGTGAATGTGATGCTTTCTATTACTTTTCCATTTTCGCATCGGGAGCTCATCTTCTGCTAAGAAATTATATGGATAGGCATAATTGCGGAAACTATTGTAGATGAAATAGTAGATCAAACTATAGGGATTAAGCCATTAGGGCATGTCTTAAGTACAGGTCCAAGGCCATATTTTAGTTGACATTTATGGACTAGCTGGTATGTGATACAGCCTGAGGCATTAGTTTGTGAAATCTTGAAGATAAAGCTCGTGTGATTTCTCATACACAAAATGGTAGGTTACAGGAAATTCTGCAGCAAAAGAGTTGCAGTTTTATGATATGAGTTAGTAGAAGTGAATCCAGTAACTTGCTACTTGTCTTTCTTTAAGCAAGCATTCGCGCGTCTTTGATTTCAAGGAAGGGTAGAATGATCTGTTGACTCCGCTGTGGATATCTGCAGTGTTTGCCATTAGACAATAGGACCTGAAATTGATTCagcctcttttttgttttaaaaagaaaagaaaaaaaatcttgtttcaatgaaaattttattttatatcactCTAATTACCTTACCCACAAGATATACTTGGACAAGAAAAACTCATACTCAAaacctaatttatttatttttttatcttttttagtatgagtttttatttcttcaattaaatataatatctttttatcttaaactttattttttgtctatcaaatttcttcaaaaaaaaaaaacccatcaaagcAATTCTTTCAACCCTGCAAGCAATGTtctagtatatataaaaaaatcattcaaaaactctaatcaaaacaaaagtttGGATTTTAGTTTGTAGATTCAAGATTTTAAAACCTTAAAACACCCAAATCAAGGATCAAGATTTGCAGAAATGAACTTGCGATAGCAAAATCATGTAACAGGTCATATActaaattcaagaaataaaaatcataaaaagaatgtcataaatatatcattaatcaCTTATTTTCTGACCAAAAAAGCAGGCAGCAGTAGATTAAGGTGTTTCTCACAAGCAGAAGGTTGCTTTTCATGGCCAGCAACTTGTACATGTAGACACTCAATTCTGATTCTTGTCTCTTTTATCTAAACTTTTTAGCTTGTGTAATTTATGCTGCTACCATAAGATCCTTCCTTTAAAACACAAAGGTTTTGctctttcctcctcttcttcacAAGGTAATTCTTATTCTTTAACATTACCCCTTTAAAAACTTCGAATAATGCTTCATCAAACAAGATCATAGAAAGCCTACAAGCAACTTCGTCAATAATTGAATCTAACCAGCcctttaactgttttttttcttccacttGTGGTCATCTTGTTCACAAGcgaatccaaaataaattcaaccctTTGACAGGTCAACTTAGTAACCCACTAACCTGAAACATGATTAAACTCGATAGATTTGGCAGGTCAATCTATGATTGGTCAACCCGGTCAAAACTTGGTtggacttaaaaataaaataaaactgtcatttaaatttttttaaaagaaaaaatcttaaaataatatcattttgaattgaCCGGAGTTAATGTTTTTAATCCGTGACCCGGTTCTTAGACcggttgggtttaataactttgataaAAACTTCGTTGGAGCTTTCTTTGCTTATACCCATGTCTAAAACATGCTTTAAAGGTTACATTCCTATGCATATAAATACAAGATTATGCTCTCTTTCTCCAACCATCACACAAGGAATTTCTCAATCCATCTCTCTTTACCTCTGTTTCTCTTTAGCTAGAAACCTTGGCCAACCAAGCAGACTAAATGGAAGATCATAAAGAAGTTGCTAAGCATGATAGTCTTGACATTGATGACAAGAAAACTGAGGAAAGGAGGGAAACAAGGCTGCAAAATCGGTTGATTATGGAGGACTATAGGGAAGATATAaatgaaaaggctgatgctttCATTAAGAACTTCCGCGATCAACTTAAGATTCAGCGCGAAGATTCGCTTGAACGCTTCCACTAGATGATCTCCTGGAGGGTTTAAGAGATTTCAGCAGTATAGCATGTCaggatttattagaaaaatttctATTGTAAGATGAAATGTACATGTAAAGGTGTTGATCAATAACGTTTTATGAAAGATATATTTTACAGTTTGTTTGATGCTTCTTTGCCAAGTCTTTGTCATGACTGACCAGTTCTCACTTCAATTTTTTCGACTAGTGCTAATgatcataatttcataaatgCTTGTTAgagtataatataaaattattcacgAGTCTTTACCTCACggtttaagtttttgaattgaaatgattttttaattatattaacatAGGTTAATTAGAACTTAGCGAATAGCTGATCAGCCGATCCCAAGCCCAGCTAAAGGAGGGAGGTTGTTGTACGTAGGCTGACCTGTGTCATGTATTCTTTCATATAGCTgcggttgctgctgctgctgcttctgctgctgctgttgctgctaATGATATGGTCATGATTGATACCATCATGCTTTAGAAATACAAGgtgaggaagaggaagaggaagaggaagaggagggcATCAGAAACCCACTAAGTTGTATCCTCTAATAGCAGATGTTGCTCTATATTTTTGCATAAGCAGATCGGGAATTACTGCACTAATTTGATTCTTGCTACCATCATGTttccattttataaaattgtggGTTCAGCAATCTAAAAGGTTTTCAAAATggctaaaaatgaaaaatgctaCAACATTTTACGATATGTGTCAGGTGTTCATGTCTCTAAGCATACATGAAGAATGGTTTACAGCTAAAAACACAGTCACAAGTAGCTATTGAAAGTGCTTTCTTACTCAGATGCCTTATTCCATATTCGATACTGCATAATGCTTTCTCTCCATCGTATCCTTGTCTAATCAGTGAAGTGTGAACAACTTTTCTTGAagattctctctttctttcttaataTTCTGCAGGACTGTTTTGGCTTTTCCTGGTTATGTGCTGTCTCCGTCTTTAGGCTTTTTGTTTGTTCTTTCTCTTGTTCTAATGTGCTCTAACTTTTCAGTTCCATTTTCAAGCTTCTCGGCAACATCAACCTTAATTTGTTGGAAAAGAGATGATTTGATTGATCTGTTCTGACCTTTGATCTCATTTGTGAGAAAGCATTTTCTCAACTAAATATGAACACATGAGAGAATCATGGGAACATGCATGGACTATCCTTTTGATGCAGGCGGAAGCACAGCAAGAATAGCAGCAAGCACAGAAAGACAAAGAACTATTTGAAATaggattaaaacataaaaaaccctaaattttgttttatttttgaaataataatctTATAAGCTCTGCATCTTTAGAAGATTTACAAGTTTTtatataagcctgaaaccggcCTTAATAAAGTGGAATAatcataattctaaaataaaaaggaaagaaggctaaaaatctgaaaataacataaattatagaaaaatcaagaaaaaaaaacaagattgacTCAAACAGGATCTTTTTAGTCTAGCTTAAAGAAATTTGTATAATGGATGAACCGGTAAAGTGGTTTGCCTGTAGAAGTAGGCCTCAAAAATcttcttgaaaattttaaatttgatccaatTGTTGGAttgaaattaatgatatttttaagctATTATGATGGTATGATACAACCAACTTTTCTTTGAACCTATTCTTATTTTAAtggttcataaaaaaatttgttaagtaattcttataatttatttatggtaAATTATCATCTAGCTATAGCTATGACAGATTTTAATGTGGTGGCTTAGAACCTTCAATTTATACCAGCATCATATTTCCTTCTTGGCCTAAGGTTTTTCATGCCAATACGAAAGGGAAAGGTTGGAACCAAAATGTTCTGCTGAGCCAATTTTTCTTTATACCCcacaaatgaaaaatcaagtcATATCACTTTAATTGTTAGAGAACAAATTTAACGATTGATTTTGGCCCTAATTAGGTTCTTGATCTGTCATAATACACGCTCGAGAGTCTGAATTTTGCTAAGAAATTCTGAACCAATCTTCTTTACAAAACGTGATTACACAAAATCTAAAGTTATGGTGACAATGTAGACTTTTCTTCCGGATTATTTTAGTCGAAGAATAAGCATATAGAACAGCGAGGCTTCTCTACCGTTGTCTTTTGCTTTTATACATGCAAAACTCATGTTTCTGAGTTagattttacctataaaaaggTTGCTACTTCTTCGTTATTGTCACAAGACAGAAGCTCTTTTAGCACAGAACAGTCTCCATCAGCCTCTTTCCTCTCCTAATTTTTCAATCTCTCTATAAGCTTGAGCTATAATGGAGCATAATAAAGAGATTCCAACTCACAGCAGCAATGAAATCAACAAGGGGAGTGATGCAAAGAGGAAAGGGAGTGCCGGGAAGCAAGGGATGACAGAGGATGAGGGAGGAGACATCAATGGCCTGGCAGAAAATTTCATCAAGAACTTCCGTGATAGGCTGAAAATTCAGCGCGACGATTCAATGAAGCACTATACGAAGATAGTGGCACGTGGGGCTTACCATGCTTGCTGTTGAAGTATATGAAATGTTGTTGCAGCTTGCAATGTATCAGTATTAGTAGATGATAATAATCTATGGAGATGAAATAATCCCCAGCTCTAAATGTAATAGACTTCACACTGTTATAATGACAAGTGGTATTTGGTAGACTTCACATCTTTGATCTAAACCAGCACATAATAGAAAGGTAATGGCGAGACTGCAAGGATAAACTGACCAGTTTCATGATCAGTTAATTTCTAGAAGGCTAGCAACATACAGTACAGATGTTGAAGGTGTGCACCAGATCCATCTTTAAAGTAACAAAACAAATGGGTAGCATAGTTGATCCACAGCGATTGAGATGTAATCAAAGTATACATTGACTAGTTCGAAATAACCCCATGTACACTCACAAAGCATACCAAAGATTACATGCTACAAGGAAAGATCCCACGACAAGGGACTTGGCCCTGGAAAATGACTTAGATTTACAAGTATCTGCTCTCCCTTCATAAATGTAAGGAAATGAACGCATCTATCCCTGAAACCAACAATGAACTGTTCTTTCTTCGTAGTTGTCCACGTTGCACACCACAAAAGGCACCACCAATTCCTGTATCAATCTTAGATGTGAATGATGATTCCGTTCATCCATGTCATTGGATAGTTTAAGCTCGTCCAGTCACTTCTCACCGTATGTTGTGAGAACATCAGAACCATACCCAAGACAGATTACTGTTGATTCAACCTCGGCAGGAGTATAAATAGCAGAACATTAACGGAGTATAGGCAGCTTTCTGGTTTAGAAAGGGCAGACACTAATGATGGGTGAACCGCGTTTGTGATGATCTATCATTATAAATTGAAGGAAATGCTGAACGTCTACAGCGAGCTAAAGCAAAAATGCATCTGGTTCTCATGCTTGAAGCACCTGACAGTGCACAATGTGACTTTTCAAACCACCTCGACCAGCTATACTTGACCATAAATTTGTAACAAGGGTCCTGAGATGACCTCTCCCGGCTATATTCTCCCAGAGGTGAGGGTTACTCTCTACATGTTTGTCAGGACTTGAAACATCAACCAGGCTAACACTCATGTTGTTCCGCACAATGCAAAGCTTCCCATTGAGAGGTACAAGAGCAGCAGCCTCCAAAGCATGAGAACTCCCAAGATGGAGCTTACTATCTATAAATTTGTTCCATGTATCTGAGGCTTCATCATAAACCCTAAGCTTGCAGCCATCCCGGCAATCCAATGCATAGAGACATCCATCTAAACTGATACTAGGATTGCGCCAGCCAGCAACCATTCCATCATTGATTGGGGTCCAGGTACTAGTTTCTGGATCATAGGCTTCACTCATCACCTCACGGTGGGACCCGAGGCCTTttagaaaccactttccatCATAAACCACCCCTATGAAAGGCACCATAGCCGTGCTCATATCTGAAATAAAGCTCCACCGGTTCTTGTTAGGGTCATAAACCTCAGCTGAGCGAAGAGTCCTTTGGATTCCTTCGCACTCTCCACCAGCCACATATAGGCAGTTATTTATGACGCAAGAACCAAAGAAATGACGCTTACGAAGCATATCCGGTGCCCTGTGCCATTTATTTGTCCGGGCACTGTAGAAAATGACTCGTCTCATGGACCCCCTGAGCGGATCCTTTCCTCCAAACAAGTATAGGTGGCAACTACTTAAGACAGCACAACCAAAACCAAGGGCCCCAGAATATTCACGAGGAACTGGTGGAAGTGGTTGCCAGATCTGATGGACAGGATCAAAAGCATTCCATGAGATCTTTCCATCACGGTCTCTCTTGATGACATAAACCCATTCCTCTGCCATTCCAAGACTTTTCctaagagaataaaagaaattacCAGCAAGGAGCCGGTACCATCTCTTACAAACTAGACGGAGCTTTCGATGTTCAGCTCGGGGAACTCGAATCAGACATGCAATGGCCAGATCATCAGGAAGACCAGGCAGAAGTGGTGGCTGGACACGGGTCCTCTCTCTGCGTGAGGTTTTGCTCTTGTGTGCATTAGGATTGATATCAGGCTGGATACATAGTTTTGATCCTGGGACAAACTTCCTTGCCTCGGCAACTGTTTTTAAACCAGAATCTACTTTGCAATAACATGATACAGAATCAACCTGCAAAGCAGTCCATGTAAGAATGCAAGAAAGTTTCGCATATGATCGCATTCTGCAGAGATATATGTCATTATTTCTGCTTACATGATTAGACTTgctaacacaataaaaataatggatgCAATCATTTGACAAATTGGAAAAGTGTGTAATTTACTTAACAACAAAAGGTCGTACCAAAGATCACATTACAAACATCTTTCAATCACATCAGCATAAGAAAAGTCTCAGTGAaagaattataatattaaagcACGTGAGGAAACAAAAGGTGGTTAGCATGAGGGAAAAGAATTTTTGCTTTATCTTCAGTTCTCCTTCCCGATCCAGGATACAAGGTTGTAGATCACCGCAGACATTTGTCTTTGAAAGATATAATTCAATCCATCTCCAGTAAATCTTAATCCCAAACCAGATAGGCTTAAGTGTAATCTCAATCCTATTCTTCAATTGTTATGTCCTTTATACAGCCAATTGTTATGTGGATTGATGGGATACTAAATCAATCTTTTCCCATTGCAATCCACGCCGTCTCCAGCTTAACAATCATTTCATGTATTTGAGTCAGAGATTCAGCGCAAAACTACAAATTTCTTATTAGAGCACCACTTGCCTAAAGTTTATCAACTTTTCATCTGAGAAGTTCAagcattgagtttttttacgGCTAGATCTTGTATGGAGCCCTTTCAAGTGAGACATTATTCAGGCCTAGAAAAGGATGTGGCTCTTGTTCATTCTTTCccattctaaaaataaattaattgatctgGATAGAGATAAAATTGCATCAAAGATTAAGAGTCTAAATTTGGTCATCAACAATCAAAGACACGTTATGTTGGCTTTCTGATAAACATTATTGTCCTTGAAGCATGACCTGAGTTCAAGACAGTGTCTCGTTGACATCTTCAAGCATGGAACAATTTAGCAAGTACGTGAAGCTAGACCCATAGCTAGTCCACAAATTATTCAAACATTGGAAAGAGCTCAGACAAGGCACCATTTTCTCAAAATTTTCGCTCAAAACCAATCCAAACACCAACAAATTGTACTTTCTACCTGACACATCTTTCAAAACCGTCATTCAAAACTTAAAAGCAACATTTCAACGCTCAAtacaaaattaatcattttgCACAGCAATCTTAATACAAAATGCCTGAGTTAATAAAAGAGGGATGGCATAGACACCCAAAATTGATTAGGGAACCCAAGTCACAAAA
It encodes the following:
- the LOC7461372 gene encoding F-box/kelch-repeat protein At1g55270: MQKMEHHASSNGPRGFRVQAPLVDSVSCYCKVDSGLKTVAEARKFVPGSKLCIQPDINPNAHKSKTSRRERTRVQPPLLPGLPDDLAIACLIRVPRAEHRKLRLVCKRWYRLLAGNFFYSLRKSLGMAEEWVYVIKRDRDGKISWNAFDPVHQIWQPLPPVPREYSGALGFGCAVLSSCHLYLFGGKDPLRGSMRRVIFYSARTNKWHRAPDMLRKRHFFGSCVINNCLYVAGGECEGIQRTLRSAEVYDPNKNRWSFISDMSTAMVPFIGVVYDGKWFLKGLGSHREVMSEAYDPETSTWTPINDGMVAGWRNPSISLDGCLYALDCRDGCKLRVYDEASDTWNKFIDSKLHLGSSHALEAAALVPLNGKLCIVRNNMSVSLVDVSSPDKHVESNPHLWENIAGRGHLRTLVTNLWSSIAGRGGLKSHIVHCQVLQA